Proteins encoded by one window of Ictidomys tridecemlineatus isolate mIctTri1 chromosome 7, mIctTri1.hap1, whole genome shotgun sequence:
- the Rrm2b gene encoding ribonucleoside-diphosphate reductase subunit M2 B isoform X3, whose amino-acid sequence MGDPERPEAGMPEQDERLSSDTNEKEVKANEEPLLRKSSRRFVIFPIQYPDIWKMYKQAQASFWTAEEVDLSKDLPHWNKLKSDEKYFISHILAFFAASDGIVNENLVERFSQEVQVPEARCFYGFQILIENVHSEMYSLLIDTYIRDPKKREFLFNAIETMPYVKKKADWALRWIADRKSTFGERVVAFAAVEGIFFSGSFAAIFWLKKRGLMPGLTFSNELISRDEGLHCDFACLMFQYLVNKPSEERVREIIVNAVKIEQEFLTEALPVGLIGMNCVLMKQYIEFVADRLLVELGFSKHEESWPGRT is encoded by the exons ATGGGCGACCCGGAAAGGCCGGAAGCGGGCATGCCCGAGCAAGATGAG aggTTATCTTCAGATACCAACGAAAAGGAAGTGAAAGCTAATGAAGAGCCACTCCTAAGAAAGAGTTCTCGCCGATTTGTCATTTTTCCAATCCAGTACCCTGATATTTGGAAAATGTATAAACAGGCACAGGCATCCTTCTGGACAGCAGAAGAG gtTGACTTATCAAAGGATCTCCCTCACTGGAACAAGCTTAAATCAGATGAGAAGTATTTTATCTCTCACATCTTAGCCTTTTTTGCAGCCAGTGATGGAATTGTAAATGAAAAtttg GTGGAGCGCTTTAGTCAGGAGGTGCAAGTTCCAGAGGCTCGCTGTTTCTATGGTTTTCAAATTCTCATCGAGAATGTTCACTCAGAGATGTACAGTTTGCTAATAGATACTTACATCAGAGATCCCAAGAAAAG ggaatttttatttaatgcaaTTGAAACAATGCCATATGTTAAGAAAAAAGCAGATTGGGCTCTGCGATGGATAGCAGATAGAAAGTCTACTTTTG GGGAAAGAGTGGTGGCCTTTGCTGCTGTGGAAGGAATTTTCTTCTCAGGATCTTTTGCTGCTATATTCTGGCTAAAGAAGAGAGGTCTCATGCCTGGGCTCACATTTTCCAATGAACTGATCAGCAGAGATGAA GGACTTCACTGTGACTTTGCTTGCCTAATGTTTCAGTACTTAGTAAATAAGCCTTCAGAAGAAAGAGTGAGGGAGATCATTGTTAATGCTGTCAAAATTGAGCAG GAGTTTTTAACAGAAGCCTTGCCAGTTGGCCTCATTGGGATGAACTGTGTTTTGATGAAACAGTATATTGAGTTTGTAGCTGACAGATTACTTGTGGAACTGGGATTCTCAAAG